In the genome of Candidatus Hydrogenedentota bacterium, the window AACATGCTCCGCCTGTATGGGCCCCTGCGGTGTGGCAACCTCCTCCGTGCCCAGCACTTTCCGGCTGCCCTCACCCAGCCCCCCGCCCATGGCGGAGGCCATCGAGGAGTCCGGTTTCATCTCCTCGGGGGGTTCTGGGCCGTCCCTCATGATTATTTTGTGGATGTTGGCCACATCGCTGGCCGGCCCTGTGAGCAGCATCTTGTACACCAGTGGAAAACCAATCTGGGGCACCACCTCGGTTTCCAGCCAGTACCCCTGACTGCGCCCCACCTTCTCCTTCCCGACAATGGCCTGCCTCAGGAAGAAACTGGTGCCCGAGGCCGTGTCGGTGACATCGTACCAGGCAAACAAACCGACCTCGGGATTCACCATGCTCCCGGACATCACCTCATTGAACACATTCGTCTGCGCCGCAAGCGGCGCAGCCGCCCCGGTTAAAAACAGCAGCGCCGCAATCCATGCGCCGGCGCGTCGCGTTCCAAAATTCATCTCATGCTCTCCCAATGGTTTCGCCCCCTAATGTACCACAACGCGCAGGGTGTTGCTAAAAATCCGGGCGTGTTGGCGGTCCTCCCCCCCGTCGGTGTTATAGTTAACCCCAAAGCCGCAACGGGGAACAGCCATGAAGCGGGCGCGCACAAACGGGGCATTGGACCGCGTCAACAGGCCAGTACGTAATTTCCAGGGGCATGCCATTGCCTTGGCCGGGGCGGCGTTCCTGATAATCGCGGCGGTGCGGGCTTCCGGGCAGGCGCCCGCGCCTGACTTCGCGGAGCGGGTCGCCCAGGCCAACATCCCCGCCGTGGTGGTCATCACGGGGGTGAAGGGAGATGAACTGGCGCCGGTCCAGTGCAGCGGGTGCGTGGTGGACCGCCGGGGCATCATCCTCACCACGGCCCACCAGATGGAGGGACTGAAGGACATCAAGGGGAAACTCCCGGACGGCACGGTCTTTTCCCTGTCAGCCCTGGCGGTGGACAATGCCATGGACGCTTCGCTGCTCCAGGCTGACAGGCCGCTGCCGCTGGCGGCGCGGCTGGGGGACGCGGACACGCTGCGCGTCGGCGCCCCGCTCGTCTCGCTTTCCACCCCCCTGAACCTGGAATTCTCCCTCGTGCGCGGCGTGGTGTCCAGTCTGCGGCGGACCTACCGCGGCGTGCCGGTAATGCAGGCGGAGCTGAACGCCAGCCCGGGGTCGAGCGGCGGCCCCGTCTTTGACATGGGCGGCCTGCTGGTGGGGATGCTGCTGGGAAAACTGAACGACCAGCCCTGGCTGTCCGTGGTGCTGCCCGTCAACCAACTGGCCCCCCTGTTGAAGGCCCATGGCGTGCTTCCCGGTCCCGCCGCGCCGGACACGGTGGATGAGTTGGTGCCCGTCCCGAACCTGCCACAAAATGAAGCCTGGGCGCTGGAGGCCTACAACATGGGGGTGAGGACCGTCTCCGAAGAGGAAAAAGCGCGGCACTACAGGAGGGCGGCGGAACTGCTCCCGGCTTTCTATGAGGCCTGGTTCAATCTGGCGGTTTCCCTGACGGCTTTGGGCCGGACCGACGACGCGCTTGCGGCCTATGACCGGGCGCGCCAAATCCACCCCAACGCGCCGGAACCCCTCCGCAACATGGGCCTGCTGCATCTGAAAGACGGGGCGCCGGAGAAGGCACTGGACTGTTTTGACCGGGTGCTCGGCTTGGACGGGGGCGCTGCCCGGTCGTATAATGAGCGGGGTGTCGCGCTGCAGCGGCTCAACCGCCACCGCGACGCCGTGGCCGCATTTGGTGATGCGCTTCGTCTGGAACCGGAAAACAGCCGCTTTTCTTACAATCTCGGCCTGTCGCTTGCGGCGCTTGGCGAGGCCCAATCCGCCCGCGACGCGCTGCGGCGCTACCTTGATGCGGAACCCGGCGCGCCGGACGCGCCGGAGGTGGCCCGCATGATCGAGTCCCTTTCCTCTCCTGATAAGGATGCANNNNNNNNNNCATGCCCCGTAAACTGGGGCGCTACGACATTGTCAGGGTCCTGGGCAAAGGGGCCATGGGCGTGGTCTACGAGGGCAAAGACCCCCAAATAGGGCGGCGCGTGGCCATCAAGACCGCGCGGGGCGACGTGATGGGCCACCCGGACGGCGCAAAGGAGATGCTCGAGCGCTTTCTCCGCGAGGCGCGCGCTGCGGGCATCCTGAACCATCCCAACATCATCACCATTTATGACGTGGGCGAGGAGGACGGCACGGCCTTCATTGCCATGGAGTTTGTCGAGGGCGAGGACCTTGCCGGACACATCGCCTCCCGCCGCCGCTACCCCATCAACGAGGCGGTTTCCCTCATTGCCAGCCTCTGCGAGGGGCTCGCCTGCGCGCATGACCAGGGCATCGTCCACCGGGACATCAAGCCCGCCAACATCATGCTGCCGAAAAACGGCCCGGCCAAAATCGCCGATTTCGGCATCGCCCGCGTTTCCGACTCGCATCTGACACAGGAGGGCGCCCTCATCGGCACCCCGTCCTACATGTCGCCGGAGCAGTTCATGGGGCATCCCGTGGACGGGCGCTCGGACCTCTTCTCCCTCACCATCATTCTCTATGAGCTGCTGACGGGCGAGCGCCCCTTTGCGGGTGAGGCCTTCAGCACCATCATGCACCATGTCATCCGCACCGACCCCATCCCCCCCCATGAACTGAACTTCACTGTCCCGGAGCCCCTCGGCCGGGTGGTGCTCAAGGCGCTTGCCAAACGTCCGCAAGACCGTTACTCGAACGGACGGGCCATGGCGGCGGCCCTGCGCGAGTCCGTAAAAGACCAGCCCGACTCCGCCGTCTTGGAGGAGACGCTTGCGGACACGGGAAGCACCCTGGTGGGCGGGGCGCCGCAGGCCGGGCCTTCCATGGACGCCACCATGCCGGCGGGGGGGGCGCGCCCCGCGCAGGACTCGCCGACGATTCCGGGCAGGCAGGTGAATGCAACCCGCGCGGGACAACTGGAAACGGTCGCCGGGAAACCTCCCAGCCCGCATGCCGCGCCGAATCTGGACGACTACGCCGACCCGCACCGGGTCCGGGACATCTCTCCCGCCCCCAACCGTCCGGGTGTCGGCCTGCTGCTTGGGCTTGCCGCAGCCTTGGGCTTGATGATTATCGCCGGGGTGACATGGTTTTCCCTGAATTCGGAGGATGGCGGGACGCCTCCGGTGGCGGAGCCCCCGCCCGCCAAAGCCATGGCCCCCCCAGTCACCCCCGCCGTCAAGGAGGTGACCATTCTGGTGGCAGTGTATGCAACGAATGACCCGAACGTGGCGTTGGATTTCCAATCGCTTCCCGACGGGGAGTCCAGCCTGCTGGAGTTCATCCGAACCCGGCAGGAATTGGGCAAAATAAGGCCCCTGAACCATTCAGGAATCAGCGTGTCCGCCTCGGACAAATCCGGCGTGCAACTCTCGACCGAACCGGTCACAGAGGAGGGATACGCCCGTGTCAGCATCCCCGAGAATGCCGAAGCGGTCACTTATTCCGTCCTGGATGGTGCTGAAGTGCTGGACAGCTTCACACTTCCCGCCCCCGGCTGGAAAAAGAAACAAACCTTTCTGATTCATACCAGCAACTAACCCCCGGACTGCATGCGCGGCAAACAGGTGTTATAATTAATCAAAGTTCGCACTTTGAGAACATGAGGCTACACATAGGGAGGCACCATGAACAGTCACCGTTTGTTGTTGGGGTTTGCGTTTGTTGGGACGGCCATACTGGCGGCCATCCATGCGGACGCGCAGTTCGTGAAGGGCAGCCCGGCGCCTGAAATCGCCGGGGTGGACCTTCAGGGAAAGGCTGTGCGCCTTTCCGAGTTGGTCAAGCAGGAGCCCTATCTGGTCATTCTCTTTTTCTTTACAGAGGCCAACGGAGAGGACATTGCCCTGAAACTCCAGCACCTTCAGGCCACCTATGGTCCGGAAAAATTCCAGATTGTGGCCTTGGGCATGGAGGAAGACGCCAAACAGTTGGCGGATTTCGCCTTGCGCATGGGTATCACCTACCACGTTCTGGACCCGGCCACCCTGGAGGACCCTGCGGTGCGAGACGCCGCAAAAACCCTTCCGTTGACCGTGTTTGTGCGGGCCAGTGAAGACAAGACGGTCGAGCAGGTATTGGCCGGGGGCGGCGCCTCCACTGCCCGGCTGATGGCCACGGTGGCGGAAAACCTCTTCCGCCAGAGGAAAGCGGAGGCCCTGCCCATCGTCGAGGAGGCCGTAAAGGACTCCGCCGAACCGTCCACCAAGGAACTGAAGGGGTTCATCCTGGCCGGTGAGGGAAAACTGGACGAGGCGGAACAGGCTTTCGGTGAGATTGACAGCGCCGCCGGACTGGCCAAGGTGGCCTATGAGCGGGGTGACACGGCGGCGGTGGTGGCCAATGCGGAAAAGGCCCCGGACAACGCCTACGCCTCGGCATTGAAGCAGGCGGCGCTGGCCCGGGAAGGCAAGCTGGACACGGCGGCCACGACACCGCCACCCGCTGACAGCGGAGCCCTTCCCGAATGGCAGCAGTCCGAGGCGCTCAACCTGCAGGGCCGGGTGGCGCAAACCACGGGCAATCTGGACCAGGCTGTGGTGAATTACCAGCAGGCAGTGGCCCTGGACCCCTATAACGTGATCGCCCTTAGCAATGAGGGCGCGGCCCGGCGTGAGTCCGGAGACTTGAAAGGCGCGCAGGAGGTGCTGGAAAAGGCGGTAAAGCAGTCCGGAGACCCCGCCGCATCAATGATGCTGAAACAGGTGGTGGCGGAACTCTCGGCGGCAAACGACACACGGCGCGGCGAGTTAATCCGGTCGCAAATCGCCGACTTGGGCGCCCGGTACAAGGAGATGCAGGCCAGTGGCGCGGCGGCGGCGGTGGACAACTGGTCCACCCGTCCTTTGGTTATGGCCTTTCTGCCCGCCTCCGGCGCGAACGCCATGACCTTTGACCGGGCCGGGATGGACCAGTTAATTCTGCACGAGCTTGAGGCGCGGGTGCAGTCTTCCGGGAAAGCGGCGGTGGTGGAACGCGCCATGCTTGACCAATTGCTCCAGGAATTGAACCTGGGCAGTTCCGAACTGGCCTCCGGCGAGGTGCAGCGGCGTCTGGGCAAGGTGCTCTCCGCAGAGGCGATGGGTTTTGTCACTTTTGTCCGGACCGGCGGCGATGTGTCGGCTTATCTCCGGCTGGTGGACACGGAAACAACCTCCATCGCCCTTCAAGCCTCCGAAAAAGTGGTCGAATCCAATCCGGAACCCGCGCTGGCTTCTCTGGCCGCCCGTGTTATTAACGAGTATGCGGCGAAACGGGAACTAAAAGGGCTTATTGCGGATGCATCCAGTGATGAGGCTGTCCTAATCAACCTCGGCACCCGGCACGGCGTGTCCCCCGGCACAGAATTCACCGTGCTTGCCGAGGGCGAACCCGTCGAGGTGGGTGGCCGGGTTATTGCCCACCGCCAGACGCCTGTCGGTAAAATCTCCGTGACGGAGGCCCAGGAGGACTACGCGGTCTGCAAAGTGGTCAACCGCCGTGATGGCGCCGTGTTCGAAAAAGAAATGAAAATCAAAGAGTCGGCAAAGTAAGCGCCGGAAGGCGGCAAGACTTGCCGGTGTCGGCCAAGAGAGGAAAGGGTTTTTAGTTGCGTTCATTCACATGCGTCCGCTTGGCGTTGTTTTTGATTGTTTTTGCGGCCATTTCTTTTGGCGCCCAAGCCAATTCTCCCTGGGTGTACCGCACTGTCGTGGTAGACGGCGGGGAAACCACACAAATCAACGCCTATCCCATCGCGGATTCCAGCAAGGCCCAGATCGGCTACCACAACGCCCGACCGGAAGCCCCCAGGCTTTGGTTCGGCTTTGACGGGAATTACGGCGACAAAATCACTGTGCAGATGGGTGTGCCCGTTTTGGACCGTTTTCGTCTGTTGCGTCCCAAAGCCGCCCTGGTGGCGCCGGGTCTGCCCCAGCCNNNNNNNNNNCTTTCCCCCTGCCTTATGGATACGGTGCCGTGATTTATGACACGGCGTCACTCGATGTGGCCAGCCGCACGGAATCCTTCACCGGCACGCAGAGCTGGGTCTTTGAAACCGACTCCTTTTTCCTGCCCCAGGAGGGTCGCGCCTATTTGGTGGGCTATGTCCCTGGAGGCGGCGCGGGCAAGTTCTGGATGACCGTGGGCACGGAGCGGCAGTTCCGTTTCGCCGACATTTTCACCATATTGAAACGCACCGCCCAAATTCGCGCCTTTCACGAAATCAGCCCCGGACTGGGGGTCTCCTTCTGGCAGAGCTTCATACTGGCGGGATTTGCCATTCTGGGAACGATTCTGGCCGTGCTGCCCAGTTAAGTCCCCTCAGTCCAGGGGCCAGTCTTTGACCGTTTCGCCGGTGGCGGTGCGCAATGTGTGCCATGCGGCCAGCAGGCTGACCCGCGCCAGGGCGAGATTTCCCTCAGCCTCGACCAAATCCCTCTGGGACTGGTTCAGCAGGGCCAGGGAAGTTTGTCCGGCGGCATATTCCTGCGCCACCAAATCCCGGTTCTTTTCCACATACCGGGCGTTGTCCCGCTGGAGCACCAGTTGTTTTTGGGCGGTGGACAAGTCCTCGACGGCCTGCCGCACATCGGAAACCACCCCAAGCGCCGCCTCGTCCTCCTGATATTCCGCCTCCTTTTGGGCGTGTTTCGCCTCGGCTATCTGGGCGCGGTTCCGCCCGCCGGTGAAAATGTCATAGCTAACGTTCAACCCGACTGTGGTGGAGAAATCGTCCTCCCCAAAACGGCTGTTCCCGCCCTGTGAAGCGTCCCGCGAGGCGAAAGCGGCCACGGACGGATAGAGCGCGGCCCTGCGCTGTCCCACAGTGGCACCGGCGCGTTTCACCGCCCACTGGCTGCGCATCAGGTCGGGCCGGGATGCCATCGCGGTCTGCAGGGCGGCCTCCCCGTCGGGGAGGCTCATCTGCTCTTCCGTCTCCACACCCAGGGTTTCCACCTCGACATTCTCGGGCAGGGTGCCGTCTTCCATGTTCATCAGGACAGACAGGGCGGTCCGGGCGTTGGCGTAATCGTTTCTTGCGTTGTTCAGCGCGGCCTCGGCCGCGCGGGAGCGGACCTCGAAGTTCAGCACCTCGCTGAGGGATGCGGCGCCCGCCTCATTGCGCAGTTTGGCCTCCTTGAGCAGGCGGGCGTTGAAGGCGATGTCAGCCTCGGCGATGCGGATGCGCTCGCGAAACAACTGGACGGCGTGGTAACTCTGGGCAACCGCCTGAAGCAGGAGCCGGGTCGCCTCGTCGCGCGCGGCGCGGGTTTCCCGGTCACCATACTTGGCCACCGCCGTGGTGTGCTTCCGGCCAAACCCGTTAAAGAGCAGATAAGAGGCGCCAAGGCTGACCCGGTAGCTGTCCACCGACTCGGGAATCCCGCCAAGGGCCGCCGCGCCCCCGGCCAGGTTGCGCAGGCGGATGATGGAACCGGTCACGCTGGTGGACGGCAGCCCCGCAGTGGCCCCGGAGGCGGCCAGCGCGGAACGCGCACCGCGGCGGGCCGACTCCACATCCACATCGGACAGGTCGGTGTGCGAGCCGGTCCAGGAGGCCTCCACTTGGGGCAGCCAGGCGGAACGCGCCTGCCGGACCCGCGCTCCGGCCTGAAGCACCCGTTCCCCGACCGCCTTGAGGGAGGGATACCCCTCAATGGCGCGCCGCTGCGCCTCATGGAGCGTCAGCACCTCCGCCGGAGGCGCCGCCGCAGTATCTGTCTCCGCCCGCGCATTTGCACCCAACAGCGCCTGCAACAGGAGCAGGCATGCCACAACGCCGTAAAATGAACGCATGTTCAGCCCTCCACCGGCGTTTCCGGCGCCGCTGACGTGTTTTCTTCCTCGTGGTCCAGTGTGTTGAGCAGGCGCAGCCGCGCGGGCTCCACCGAGGTCGGGTCGGGCCATTCCCCCGTCTTCAGCCATGCCAGAAAACGCCGCGCGTCGTTGAGCGCGCCCATGAGGCATGGAATGAGCAGCAGCGTGAGAACGGTGGCGAAAATAATGCCCCCGGCCAGGGAAATGGCCATGGGAATGAGAAAGCGCGCCTGCATGTCGCGCTCGAAAAGCAGCGAGGACAGGCCGCCCACGGTGGTCAGGGTGGTGAGGATGACGGCGCGGAAACGCCGTGCGGCCCCGCGCTGGAGCGCCTCGAAAAAGGGCATCCCGCCCGCCAGATAGGTGTTGATGCACTCAATGAGCACAATGGCGTCGTTCACCACCACGCCGGACAGGGCCACAATGCCAAACACCGACATCAGCGTGAGATCATAACCCATGAGCAGGTGGCCGAGCACCGCGCCGATAATGCCAAAGGGCACGGTAAACATGATGACCAGCGGCTGGATGTAGGAGCGGAAAATGGAGGCGATGATGATGTAGATGCCCATCAGCGCCAGGGGGTAGGTGACAAAGAGGCTCCCCAGCGACTCGGAACTTTTCTTTTTCTCCCCTTGGAGGGAAATGAACACACGGGGATGGTCGGCGCGGATTTGCGGAAAGGTTTTCTCTTCCAGGTCCTGGAATATTTCCGTGGGGTTGGCCCGTGCAAAATTCACCTCGGCGGTCACGGCGACCTTGCGCATGCCGTTGGTCCGGTTGATGACGGCAAATCCGGGGCCGTATTCGATTTCGGCGACGGACAGCAGGGGCACCTCGCGGCCCAGGGGCGTGCGGATGCGGATTTTCTCAAAATCGGCCAGGTTGCGCCGCTCCTCATAGGGATAGCGGACGCGGACACGGACATCGTCGCGGCCGCGCTGGATGCGGACCGCCTCCTCGCCGAAATAGCCCGCGTTGATTTGCCGCGCCAAATCGGCGACGGTCAGGCCCAGGGTGCGGGCGCCGGGGAGCAGGCGCAGACGAAACTCGTTCTTGCCGGGGCGAAAATCGTGCTTCACCTGGTAGGTGCCCTCATACTGGGCCACTGTCTCCTTGAGCGACTCGGCCACGCCGAGAATTTCGTCCATGTCCTGACCCTGCACCCAAATCTCAATGGGCGCGCCGGGGGGGCCCGTCTGGAGTCCGGCAATGGTGAGGGCGACGGCGCCGGGAATGCGCCCGATTTCATCCTCCCACTCCGCCATGAGGGTCTCACTGTCCACGCTGCGGTCCGATGCGTCCACCATCTCAACGCGGACACTGCCGATATGGCTGCCGAGGGTCGGGCGGTATTCGTCCACATTGGACCCGGCCAGGGAGTAGGCGTTGGAGACAAAGGGGGCGCCCGAAAGGGTTTTATGACGCGCCACCATCGCCTGCATGGCCTCCTCCATGTGCGTGACCGCCTTCTGGGTAATCTCCAGGGGCGTGCCGTTAGGAAACTCGACCGTGGCGGTGAGGACATTGCCGTCCACTTTGGGGAAGACCATGAATTTCACGAATCCCCCCCCGATGAGCCCCGTCATGAGCAGCATCGTGGCCACAGCCAGGGAGATGGAGACATAACGCCACCGCAATGCCAGTGCAAGCAGCGGCTCGTAGACCCGGTCCACAAACTTTTCCATGCCGTGGTTGGTGAAGCGGTGAAATGCCAGACCACTCCGGATCACGGGGTGCTTTGCTTTTATTTGGCGGTTGGGGTCCGGAAGGTGGTTCAGATGCGCGGGGAACATCAGCAGGCTTTCGATGAGCGAAATGGTCAGGGCGCAAATGACCACAATGGGCATCACGAAAATAAACTTGCCCATGATGCCGCTTACAAACATCAGCGGAAGGAAGGCGACGATGGTGGTGGTGACGGAGCCAATCACAGGCATGCCCACCTCGGTGACCCCCTCCACGGCCGCGCGCAGCGGGGGTGCGCCGCGTTTCCGGGCATAGTAGATGGCCTCACCCACCACAATGGCGTCGTCCACCACAATGCCCAGCACCATGATGAGGGCGAAAAGCGAGATCATGTTGAGGGTCTGGCCAAGCCCCCACATCAGGGCCAGGGTGCCGCACACGGCGATGGGCATGCCCATGCCAATCCAGAAACTGAGGCGCACGTCAAGGAAAAGCCAGAGGATCAGGAATACGATCAGCAGGCTCATCCGGCCGTTCTTCATCAGCAGGTTGATGCGCGCCTTGAGAATGTCCGACGTGCCGCCCCAAGGGTCCATGTGGAGGCCTGAGGGCAGGGTCTTGGACCGCTCCGCCACCCAGTCGCGGACGGTCTGGTCTATGGCGAGGGTGTCCTCGTCCGAGGTCTTGAGGACGGCCACCGTGATGGTTGGGCGTCCGTTGAACCGCGAAATGATCAGGTCCTCGTTGAAGTCGTCGCGGATTTCGGCGATGCGGTCCAGGGTGATGACCTCGCCGTTGGGCCGGGCAAGCACCACGATCTTGGCAAAATCGGCGCCGGTGTAGTTCCGGCCCAGGGTGCGCAGGCGGATTTCCTCGCCCTGGGTGCGCATCACGCCGCCGGACAGGTTGATGCTGTTTGCCCGGACCACGGCGGCGACCTGGGCGAAGGTGAGGCCGTACTCGCGCAGGCGCTCCTCGGAGACCTCGACGCCGATCTCGTAATCACGCGCGCCCAGCACCATCACCTGCGAGATGCCCGGCAGTTCGCGCACCTCCTCCTTTACCTGTTCGGCCCACTCCTTCAATTGCCGCTCGTTCATCTCCTCGCCCGAAAGCGCGATGAGGAGCACTTCCCTCCGGATGAGCAGCTCCTCGATGATGGGCTGCTCGGCGTCCTGGGGAAAGGTGGATATGGCCTCAATCTCGTTCCGGACACGGTCCTTCACCTCGGCGACCGGGTAATTCTCGGTCACCTCGACCATTAGCGAGCCGGCATTCTCACGGGCGACCGTGTCGTATTGGCGAATACCGGGAATGCCCTTGACGGCCTCCTCCATTTTACGGCAGATGCCCTCCTCCACCTCCTCGGGGTCCGCGCCGGGCCACGGCACGGCGACGGTAATCATGTCGAGGGAAAATTCAGGAAAGGTCTCCCGGACCAGATTGCTCATGGCAAATGCGCCGGAAAGGAGAACTATGCCAAGAAAGATGTTGGCGAAAACGCTGTTCTTGGCGAAAGCGGCAAGAAGGTTTCTCACTGCGCGGCCTCCGGTTCGGACACCGGCGCGCCCTCCTCCACGATGTCACCCGCCGGCGTGACCCGGTCCGATGCCCGGCTGGAAAGGACGGCTGCTGCGTCAAAATCAAGCAGCGAATTGGGCAGCGGGTTCACAAGGCGGGTTACTATGGCAAGCTCCCCGGCGGCCAGCCCCTCCCCGACAAAGGTGTCTTCACCTTGGGAGCGGACCACGGTCACGGGACGGATTCCCAGGCGGCCCTCCCGCGCGAGATATACCTCGCCGGAGAAGGTGACGGCCCACCGGGGCAGCCGAAAGACCCCGGACATGGTCTTTCCCGGGATTTCCACCTTGCAGAACATGCCGTCCACAAGGGGAAAACCCTCGTCCTTCAGACCACTGTTCACCCGGATGGCGACCGTGACCGTGCGGGTTGTGTCGTCAAACTTCTCGACACGGTTCAGGGTTCCAGTCCACGCCTTCTGCTCGTCCTCGGTCCAACGAATCGCGCATGGAACTGAACGGAGCCTGCCGAACCAGGATTTCTCCGCCGCCACCGGGTTCTCCCCGTCAAACTCCAGCCATTGGGCCGCATCACGGCTGTCCAAGGGGACCGAGATTTCAAGGATGCTGTCATTGGCGAGGGTGATGACCGGCGCGCCCGGCCCCACAAACTGCCCCGCCTCAATCCTTTTCTCCTTCACCCGGGCGTCAAACTCCGCTTTCACCTCCGTGCGGGACAGGTTCAGCAGGGCTTTCTCAAGGGCGGCCTCGGCGGCTTTGGCCCCCTCCTCCGCCTCGGAGATGCGGAGGGGGTACAGGCTTATGGCCTGCTGAAGGAGGTCGTGCGCGTCCCGCGCCTGGTTCGCGGCCATCTCCGCCTTTTCAACCGTGCTGAGGGCGCCCACCTGGCTCTCCTTGAAAAGGCCCGCGGCGCGGTCATACTCCTTTTGCGCCAGATCACGGGTCCGCCGCAGGGTGTCCAGCCGGGTTTTGTCCGTGGCGGCCTGCTCCCGGACCCTGGAAAGGCCCGCGCGCGCCTGCCCCGCCATGGCCCGGGCCTGGGACACGGCGGCCTCATAGTCCGAGGGTTCTATGCGGAACAGGGTCTCCCCGGCGGGGATGACCATGCCAAGCTCCAAGTTTGGATGGACATACACCACATTACCGGAAACCTGGGGGGTGATGGAGACCACATCCAGGGGACGGGCCTCCCCATGGCCGGAAATCACCACCGGAACATCCTCCGGCTCAAGGCGGACCACGTCAACGACCAGCCGGGCCTCTTTGGGCGGGGCCTGCTGGGGCTCGACACGCATGGCCTTGAGCGCCATGGAAAGCGCGAAGGCCCCGCCAACTATCGCCACAATAAGTGCGGCCGAAACCAGTTTTCGCACGACTTGTTCTCCCTGCGGACCATGTCCGCATCGTCATTTCCCCCTGACTCAGTCCGCTTCGGAGGATAGTTTTCTTTCAAGCACTTCCCGGACTTTTCTATAGGCGAAAAGCCACTGCCGGGTGGCCTCCTCGCCGATTTCCTCCAAAATCTCGCCGATGGCCCCCATGATGACCCGCTCATGCATCTTGAAGGTCTCCCGGCCCCGTTCCGAAAGGGACACGTTTACCGCCCGGCGGTCCTCCGTGTCCTGTTCCCGAACCACCATGCCCATGTCCACCAGACGGTCCACCATGGCCGAGGCGGAGGCCGGGGAAACGTCCGAATCCTCCGCAATCTGCTTTATGGTCGTGCCGCCGCGGCTCTTGATGAAGTGCAGGGCGCGCATCTGTGAAAACGTTATTTCAGGATGCCCCTCGCCAATCGCGTCGCGGCAAAAGCACCGTTTCATGATGGAGTCCCGCAGCATTTCCACCGTCGAAAAAATTTCCCGGGCCTGCTCGGCCCGGTGATTCACTGTGTCTGAC includes:
- a CDS encoding serine/threonine protein kinase, which translates into the protein MPRKLGRYDIVRVLGKGAMGVVYEGKDPQIGRRVAIKTARGDVMGHPDGAKEMLERFLREARAAGILNHPNIITIYDVGEEDGTAFIAMEFVEGEDLAGHIASRRRYPINEAVSLIASLCEGLACAHDQGIVHRDIKPANIMLPKNGPAKIADFGIARVSDSHLTQEGALIGTPSYMSPEQFMGHPVDGRSDLFSLTIILYELLTGERPFAGEAFSTIMHHVIRTDPIPPHELNFTVPEPLGRVVLKALAKRPQDRYSNGRAMAAALRESVKDQPDSAVLEETLADTGSTLVGGAPQAGPSMDATMPAGGARPAQDSPTIPGRQVNATRAGQLETVAGKPPSPHAAPNLDDYADPHRVRDISPAPNRPGVGLLLGLAAALGLMIIAGVTWFSLNSEDGGTPPVAEPPPAKAMAPPVTPAVKEVTILVAVYATNDPNVALDFQSLPDGESSLLEFIRTRQELGKIRPLNHSGISVSASDKSGVQLSTEPVTEEGYARVSIPENAEAVTYSVLDGAEVLDSFTLPAPGWKKKQTFLIHTSN
- a CDS encoding TolC family protein, whose product is MRSFYGVVACLLLLQALLGANARAETDTAAAPPAEVLTLHEAQRRAIEGYPSLKAVGERVLQAGARVRQARSAWLPQVEASWTGSHTDLSDVDVESARRGARSALAASGATAGLPSTSVTGSIIRLRNLAGGAAALGGIPESVDSYRVSLGASYLLFNGFGRKHTTAVAKYGDRETRAARDEATRLLLQAVAQSYHAVQLFRERIRIAEADIAFNARLLKEAKLRNEAGAASLSEVLNFEVRSRAAEAALNNARNDYANARTALSVLMNMEDGTLPENVEVETLGVETEEQMSLPDGEAALQTAMASRPDLMRSQWAVKRAGATVGQRRAALYPSVAAFASRDASQGGNSRFGEDDFSTTVGLNVSYDIFTGGRNRAQIAEAKHAQKEAEYQEDEAALGVVSDVRQAVEDLSTAQKQLVLQRDNARYVEKNRDLVAQEYAAGQTSLALLNQSQRDLVEAEGNLALARVSLLAAWHTLRTATGETVKDWPLD
- a CDS encoding efflux RND transporter permease subunit, translated to MRNLLAAFAKNSVFANIFLGIVLLSGAFAMSNLVRETFPEFSLDMITVAVPWPGADPEEVEEGICRKMEEAVKGIPGIRQYDTVARENAGSLMVEVTENYPVAEVKDRVRNEIEAISTFPQDAEQPIIEELLIRREVLLIALSGEEMNERQLKEWAEQVKEEVRELPGISQVMVLGARDYEIGVEVSEERLREYGLTFAQVAAVVRANSINLSGGVMRTQGEEIRLRTLGRNYTGADFAKIVVLARPNGEVITLDRIAEIRDDFNEDLIISRFNGRPTITVAVLKTSDEDTLAIDQTVRDWVAERSKTLPSGLHMDPWGGTSDILKARINLLMKNGRMSLLIVFLILWLFLDVRLSFWIGMGMPIAVCGTLALMWGLGQTLNMISLFALIMVLGIVVDDAIVVGEAIYYARKRGAPPLRAAVEGVTEVGMPVIGSVTTTIVAFLPLMFVSGIMGKFIFVMPIVVICALTISLIESLLMFPAHLNHLPDPNRQIKAKHPVIRSGLAFHRFTNHGMEKFVDRVYEPLLALALRWRYVSISLAVATMLLMTGLIGGGFVKFMVFPKVDGNVLTATVEFPNGTPLEITQKAVTHMEEAMQAMVARHKTLSGAPFVSNAYSLAGSNVDEYRPTLGSHIGSVRVEMVDASDRSVDSETLMAEWEDEIGRIPGAVALTIAGLQTGPPGAPIEIWVQGQDMDEILGVAESLKETVAQYEGTYQVKHDFRPGKNEFRLRLLPGARTLGLTVADLARQINAGYFGEEAVRIQRGRDDVRVRVRYPYEERRNLADFEKIRIRTPLGREVPLLSVAEIEYGPGFAVINRTNGMRKVAVTAEVNFARANPTEIFQDLEEKTFPQIRADHPRVFISLQGEKKKSSESLGSLFVTYPLALMGIYIIIASIFRSYIQPLVIMFTVPFGIIGAVLGHLLMGYDLTLMSVFGIVALSGVVVNDAIVLIECINTYLAGGMPFFEALQRGAARRFRAVILTTLTTVGGLSSLLFERDMQARFLIPMAISLAGGIIFATVLTLLLIPCLMGALNDARRFLAWLKTGEWPDPTSVEPARLRLLNTLDHEEENTSAAPETPVEG
- a CDS encoding HlyD family efflux transporter periplasmic adaptor subunit — its product is MRKLVSAALIVAIVGGAFALSMALKAMRVEPQQAPPKEARLVVDVVRLEPEDVPVVISGHGEARPLDVVSITPQVSGNVVYVHPNLELGMVIPAGETLFRIEPSDYEAAVSQARAMAGQARAGLSRVREQAATDKTRLDTLRRTRDLAQKEYDRAAGLFKESQVGALSTVEKAEMAANQARDAHDLLQQAISLYPLRISEAEEGAKAAEAALEKALLNLSRTEVKAEFDARVKEKRIEAGQFVGPGAPVITLANDSILEISVPLDSRDAAQWLEFDGENPVAAEKSWFGRLRSVPCAIRWTEDEQKAWTGTLNRVEKFDDTTRTVTVAIRVNSGLKDEGFPLVDGMFCKVEIPGKTMSGVFRLPRWAVTFSGEVYLAREGRLGIRPVTVVRSQGEDTFVGEGLAAGELAIVTRLVNPLPNSLLDFDAAAVLSSRASDRVTPAGDIVEEGAPVSEPEAAQ
- a CDS encoding MarR family transcriptional regulator; the encoded protein is MSDTVNHRAEQAREIFSTVEMLRDSIMKRCFCRDAIGEGHPEITFSQMRALHFIKSRGGTTIKQIAEDSDVSPASASAMVDRLVDMGMVVREQDTEDRRAVNVSLSERGRETFKMHERVIMGAIGEILEEIGEEATRQWLFAYRKVREVLERKLSSEAD